One window of Sphingomonas sp. KC8 genomic DNA carries:
- a CDS encoding DUF1214 domain-containing protein, giving the protein MRTLWLAALLMASTPAAAAQPPALPAAGIEAGLPHSEIEALTAEAFYWGLNIAGFYELRYVYTQFEGQPAFRGINRVQAYDNLMDASVRYATTVNASTLYSGGAFDVSAEPIVIEAPAVAGQRYWSIQAGDQNANWFFMAGSQFTGNQAQRYLIVGPHWRGAIPAGFRSTEIIKATSDSFTLAVRVAVTTRDDADMQAARSVVHGVAAAPLSLWTAHGGRLPPLAEQPIVKGNYRTFPRMRQIVDYGRTMTAVDYLQLLSLAINDPAITGRTDSVKEQATLARLAKLGVRAGVLFDPDALTPAQKAAAQAGFDGARRTAKAALEASLVDMNGWRLQSSLRHDDLDYVAKAGADDVAWGTPVPYQSHTIAYNFRDSEGRPLDGNRRYTISFDLKDMPPVTEFWELPVYDSAGYFIPNPINRYSVTSYQVAAGAFAVRDGRVTFYLQPDKPVDPEQARNWLPTARGDTFQFAARYYGPMAPLVDGSYRMPKIVRAK; this is encoded by the coding sequence ATGCGTACCTTGTGGCTTGCGGCTTTGCTGATGGCGTCCACCCCGGCGGCGGCGGCGCAACCGCCGGCGCTGCCGGCGGCGGGAATCGAAGCCGGCCTGCCCCATTCGGAGATCGAGGCGCTCACCGCCGAAGCATTCTACTGGGGGCTGAACATCGCCGGCTTTTACGAGCTGCGCTACGTTTACACCCAGTTCGAAGGGCAGCCGGCCTTTCGCGGCATCAACCGGGTGCAGGCCTATGACAATCTGATGGACGCATCGGTGCGCTATGCGACCACCGTTAACGCATCAACGCTGTATTCGGGCGGCGCGTTCGACGTGTCGGCCGAACCGATCGTGATCGAGGCGCCAGCGGTGGCCGGGCAGCGTTACTGGAGCATCCAGGCAGGCGACCAGAACGCCAACTGGTTCTTCATGGCCGGATCGCAATTCACCGGCAATCAGGCGCAGCGCTACCTGATCGTCGGCCCGCACTGGCGCGGCGCGATCCCGGCCGGGTTCCGATCGACCGAGATCATCAAGGCGACGTCCGACAGCTTCACCCTGGCGGTGCGTGTGGCGGTTACGACGCGCGATGACGCCGACATGCAGGCGGCGCGCAGCGTGGTGCATGGGGTGGCGGCAGCCCCGCTGAGCCTGTGGACGGCGCATGGCGGCAGGTTGCCGCCGCTGGCCGAACAGCCGATCGTGAAAGGCAATTACCGCACCTTCCCGCGCATGCGCCAGATCGTCGATTATGGGCGGACGATGACCGCCGTCGATTATCTCCAACTGCTGAGCCTGGCGATCAACGACCCGGCAATCACCGGCCGCACCGATTCGGTGAAGGAACAGGCCACCCTGGCGCGGCTGGCGAAGCTGGGCGTGCGCGCCGGCGTGCTGTTCGACCCTGACGCGCTGACCCCGGCGCAGAAGGCAGCGGCACAGGCCGGTTTCGACGGCGCCCGCCGCACGGCGAAGGCGGCGCTGGAAGCGTCCCTTGTCGATATGAACGGCTGGCGGCTGCAATCGAGCCTGCGGCATGATGACCTTGATTATGTCGCCAAGGCCGGTGCGGACGATGTCGCCTGGGGGACCCCGGTGCCATATCAGTCGCACACGATCGCCTATAATTTCCGCGACAGCGAGGGCCGCCCGCTCGACGGCAATCGCCGCTACACGATCAGCTTCGACCTGAAGGACATGCCGCCCGTCACCGAGTTCTGGGAACTGCCGGTGTATGATTCGGCCGGCTATTTCATTCCCAATCCGATCAACCGCTACAGCGTGACCAGCTATCAGGTGGCGGCCGGCGCGTTTGCGGTGCGCGACGGGCGCGTGACCTTCTACCTCCAGCCCGACAAGCCGGTGGACCCCGAACAGGCGCGCAACTGGCTGCCAACCGCGCGCGGCGACACGTTCCAGTTTGCGGCCCGCTATTATGGGCCGATGGCCCCGCTGGTCGACGGCAGCTATCGGATGCCGAAAATCGTCAGGGCGAAATAG
- a CDS encoding oxidoreductase, with protein sequence MTDPLFTPVAIGALNLPNRIVMAPMGQGKASGGLPDDGYPAYYARRAAGGAGLIVSGATAIGHPEAAFDENEPHFHGDALAAWARAIAAVHTAGGRMMPQIGHAGLQGLAPVAPPWAGIGPSGIWLPSAQVGQPSGPERHGGAAMTLADIDAVIAAFAQAAGDAKRLGFDGVEIHGAHGFLIDQFLWARTNRRADGYGQDRTRFAAEVIAACRAAVGPDFPIALRFSQFKMTDYDARLANTPDELAAILIPLADAGVDIFDCSLRRFWRVEFPGSPMNLAGWAKKLTGKAAIAGGGIGLEKTALEYGENGVYGQVADASIAHLDDVRDRLDRGEFDLVALGRSILGDAAWPAKVRSGRHETLQPYRPELLAVLS encoded by the coding sequence ATGACCGATCCGCTTTTCACCCCCGTCGCCATCGGCGCGCTCAACCTGCCCAATCGCATCGTGATGGCCCCGATGGGCCAGGGCAAGGCATCGGGCGGGCTGCCTGACGATGGCTATCCGGCTTATTATGCCCGCCGCGCAGCGGGCGGTGCGGGCCTGATCGTCAGCGGCGCGACCGCGATCGGCCATCCAGAGGCCGCATTCGACGAGAACGAACCCCATTTCCACGGCGATGCCCTGGCCGCCTGGGCACGCGCCATCGCCGCCGTTCATACCGCCGGCGGGCGGATGATGCCGCAGATCGGCCATGCCGGCCTGCAGGGGCTTGCCCCCGTTGCCCCGCCATGGGCCGGGATCGGGCCATCGGGCATCTGGCTGCCATCGGCCCAGGTGGGCCAGCCGTCAGGCCCGGAACGCCACGGCGGCGCGGCGATGACGCTCGCCGATATCGACGCGGTGATCGCCGCCTTTGCGCAGGCCGCCGGCGATGCGAAGCGGCTGGGCTTTGACGGGGTCGAAATTCACGGCGCGCACGGTTTCCTGATCGATCAGTTCCTGTGGGCGCGCACCAACCGGCGGGCCGATGGCTATGGCCAGGATCGCACCCGCTTTGCAGCCGAGGTGATCGCCGCATGCCGCGCCGCGGTCGGCCCCGATTTTCCGATCGCGCTGCGTTTTTCGCAGTTCAAGATGACCGATTATGACGCCCGTCTGGCGAACACGCCGGATGAACTGGCGGCCATCCTGATCCCGCTGGCGGATGCCGGCGTCGATATCTTCGATTGTTCGCTGCGCCGTTTCTGGCGGGTCGAATTTCCCGGCAGCCCGATGAATCTGGCCGGCTGGGCCAAGAAACTCACCGGCAAGGCGGCGATCGCCGGCGGGGGCATCGGGCTGGAGAAAACCGCGCTCGAATATGGCGAGAACGGCGTCTACGGGCAGGTCGCCGATGCGTCGATCGCGCATCTCGATGATGTGCGCGATCGGCTGGATCGGGGTGAATTTGATCTGGTTGCGCTCGGCCGGTCGATCCTGGGCGATGCCGCCTGGCCGGCCAAGGTGCGATCGGGCCGGCACGAAACGCTCCAGCCCTATCGCCCCGAATTGCTCGCCGTGCTGAGCTGA
- the tsaD gene encoding tRNA (adenosine(37)-N6)-threonylcarbamoyltransferase complex transferase subunit TsaD has protein sequence MTLILGIESSCDETAAALVTGDRVIRAHQLAGQEAAHRPFGGVVPEIAARAHVEMVTPLVEAALAEAGVTLADVDAIAATAGPGLIGGVMVGLVTGKALALAAGKPLVAVNHLEGHALSPRLADPDLEFPYLLLLVSGGHCQLLLVDGVGRYRRLATTIDDAAGEAFDKTAKLLGLGFPGGPAVEKAAFAGDPKAVPLPRPLVGSAEPHFSFAGLKSAVLRARDSGKYRPEDIAAAFQQAVVDCLIDRTKRQLPRIHATALVVAGGVAANTAVRTALQRLAADHGLRFVAPPLWLCTDNAAMIAWAGAERFRAGLTDPLDVPARARWPLDPTAEKARGAGVKA, from the coding sequence ATGACCCTGATCCTCGGCATCGAATCTTCCTGTGATGAAACCGCCGCCGCGCTCGTCACCGGCGATCGCGTGATCCGCGCGCACCAATTGGCCGGCCAGGAAGCCGCGCATCGCCCGTTCGGCGGCGTCGTTCCCGAAATCGCGGCCCGCGCGCATGTGGAAATGGTGACCCCGCTGGTCGAAGCCGCATTGGCCGAAGCCGGCGTCACCTTGGCCGATGTCGATGCGATCGCCGCCACCGCCGGCCCCGGCCTGATCGGCGGGGTGATGGTCGGCCTCGTTACCGGCAAGGCGCTGGCGCTCGCCGCCGGCAAACCGCTGGTCGCCGTCAACCATCTGGAAGGCCATGCGCTGTCCCCGCGTCTGGCCGATCCCGATCTGGAATTCCCCTATCTGCTGCTGCTGGTGTCCGGCGGGCATTGCCAGTTGCTGCTGGTCGACGGCGTTGGCCGCTATCGCCGGCTGGCCACCACCATCGACGATGCCGCTGGCGAAGCGTTCGACAAGACCGCCAAGCTCCTCGGCCTCGGTTTTCCCGGCGGCCCTGCGGTCGAAAAGGCCGCCTTTGCCGGCGATCCCAAAGCCGTGCCGCTGCCGCGTCCGCTGGTCGGATCGGCCGAACCGCATTTTTCCTTCGCCGGCCTCAAGAGCGCGGTGCTGCGCGCACGCGATTCGGGCAAATACCGGCCCGAGGACATCGCCGCCGCCTTCCAGCAGGCCGTGGTCGATTGCCTGATCGACCGCACGAAACGCCAGTTGCCCCGAATCCACGCCACCGCGCTCGTCGTAGCCGGGGGGGTTGCCGCCAACACGGCGGTGCGCACCGCGCTGCAACGGCTCGCCGCCGATCATGGCCTGCGCTTCGTCGCCCCGCCCTTGTGGCTGTGCACCGACAATGCCGCGATGATCGCATGGGCCGGCGCCGAACGCTTCCGCGCCGGGTTGACCGATCCGCTCGACGTGCCGGCGCGCGCGCGCTGGCCGCTGGATCCAACAGCAGAAAAAGCGCGTGGCGCGGGAGTGAAGGCATGA
- a CDS encoding sterol desaturase family protein, translated as MEGEFTAQVAQAVAIYGTGAGIFLVFCVMAEIFLRWREGKRPLQGEGAANFMLFPFGPIAEGLFLNALLIGGLFFFYNLTPLRVPVEWWTLPIYFIVGEFGYYWFHRAGHEVRLLWADHSIHHSAETYDFTVNLRHTPFSTVYRFITWLPIVLLGFHPLILVLFAMSAPAFQTICHTERVGRLAPWFEWLFCTPSNHAVHHASNPLYIDRNYGGLLNIWDHVFGTYQRLEDHTPPVYGITRQVKSNNPITILAHEFRFLARDFRAAPGLKQKLGVLFGKPGETFEVHKADKAGDAAAAMQVAS; from the coding sequence ATGGAAGGCGAATTTACAGCCCAGGTGGCGCAGGCCGTCGCCATATATGGGACGGGGGCCGGGATCTTTCTGGTGTTTTGCGTGATGGCGGAAATCTTCCTGCGCTGGCGCGAGGGCAAACGCCCGCTTCAGGGTGAAGGCGCTGCCAATTTCATGCTGTTCCCGTTCGGGCCGATCGCGGAAGGCCTGTTCCTGAATGCCCTGCTGATCGGCGGGCTGTTCTTCTTCTACAACCTGACGCCGCTGCGCGTTCCGGTGGAATGGTGGACGCTGCCGATCTACTTCATCGTCGGTGAGTTCGGTTATTACTGGTTCCACCGCGCGGGCCATGAAGTGCGCCTGCTATGGGCCGATCATTCGATCCACCATTCGGCTGAAACCTATGATTTCACAGTCAATCTGCGCCATACGCCGTTTTCGACCGTCTATCGTTTCATCACCTGGCTGCCGATCGTGCTGCTGGGGTTCCACCCGCTGATCCTGGTGCTGTTCGCGATGAGCGCGCCGGCGTTCCAGACGATCTGCCACACCGAACGGGTCGGCCGGCTGGCACCGTGGTTCGAATGGCTGTTCTGCACGCCCAGCAACCATGCCGTCCACCATGCCAGCAACCCGCTGTATATCGATCGCAATTATGGCGGCCTGCTTAACATCTGGGATCATGTGTTCGGCACCTATCAGCGGCTCGAAGATCATACCCCGCCGGTTTATGGCATCACCCGGCAGGTGAAATCGAACAATCCGATCACGATCCTGGCGCATGAGTTCCGCTTTCTCGCCCGCGATTTCCGGGCCGCACCGGGGCTGAAGCAGAAACTGGGCGTGCTGTTCGGCAAGCCCGGCGAAACATTCGAGGTGCACAAGGCGGACAAGGCCGGCGACGCGGCGGCCGCCATGCAGGTGGCGTCATGA
- a CDS encoding uroporphyrinogen-III synthase: MRGVLVLRPEPAASATVARATALGLATTVAPLFAVRGVAWQAPAADQFDALMLTSANALRFGGAHLADYHALPVFAVGDATAAAARAAGFADVRAGDRDAIALLDLIAAAGHAHVLHLAGREHRAAQHPALTIARVIVYAADPVAELAAAARAALAEQAVVLLHSPHAARVFAGMVGERGHIRIATISQAAAEAAGPGWAAVAVADRPDDAAVLAAAARLCDQVG, encoded by the coding sequence GTGAGGGGCGTTCTTGTCCTGCGGCCCGAGCCGGCCGCTTCGGCGACCGTGGCGCGGGCGACGGCGCTGGGGCTGGCGACGACAGTGGCCCCTTTGTTTGCGGTGCGTGGCGTGGCGTGGCAGGCGCCGGCCGCTGATCAGTTCGATGCCTTGATGCTGACATCGGCCAATGCGCTGCGCTTTGGCGGGGCGCATCTGGCCGATTATCACGCGTTGCCGGTGTTCGCGGTGGGGGACGCGACGGCGGCGGCCGCGCGCGCGGCGGGCTTTGCCGATGTGCGTGCCGGCGATCGCGACGCCATCGCGCTGCTCGATCTGATCGCGGCGGCGGGCCACGCCCATGTGCTGCATCTGGCGGGGCGGGAACATCGCGCCGCGCAGCATCCGGCGCTGACGATCGCGCGGGTGATCGTTTATGCCGCCGATCCGGTGGCCGAACTGGCCGCAGCGGCGCGCGCGGCCCTGGCCGAACAGGCGGTGGTTCTGCTGCATTCGCCCCATGCCGCGCGGGTGTTCGCCGGAATGGTGGGGGAGCGCGGGCATATCCGGATCGCGACGATCAGCCAGGCGGCGGCCGAAGCGGCCGGGCCGGGCTGGGCGGCGGTTGCCGTGGCGGATCGCCCCGATGATGCGGCCGTACTGGCGGCGGCGGCACGGCTGTGCGATCAGGTGGGATGA
- a CDS encoding MFS transporter — MATAQDRIAIVAAPVFPTPARAWCALGLLFFAQMAAIGSTSYGFGLLVKPLSAEFGLPRADVNRGLMILVLGMAFFSPLIGRALDRLPARMVLMAGAIAFAGGWLAIAASRSIPMMAAAAFLLLASGTAALGPVTASTLTARWFVVRRGLALGIVSVSASAGGLVIVPAMAALIDHGDWRGAVATIGIVTGIAVVALAPWLLPREDKAAARNRARAAPPLTVAMLLRCRDFWLIGFAVGALMATNGALLASLIAYGMDRGFSLAQATMLVSTVSGAALIGKLVIGALADRIDPRGLYLVVVALNAALLIVLIAGPSYPLLLIAAVLAGPAVGGVMPLWGVIAGRRFGVASLGLAMGLTSPLTMPLNLLGLHVIGAAFDASGSYRIAFELFLVVLVLAALSILPVRLQSGDK; from the coding sequence GCTGGGCTTGCTGTTTTTCGCGCAGATGGCGGCGATTGGCAGCACGTCCTACGGGTTTGGCCTGCTGGTCAAGCCGCTGTCGGCCGAGTTCGGCCTGCCGCGTGCCGACGTCAATCGCGGGCTGATGATTCTGGTGCTGGGCATGGCGTTCTTTTCGCCATTGATCGGCCGCGCGCTCGATCGGCTGCCGGCGCGCATGGTGCTGATGGCGGGCGCGATCGCATTTGCGGGCGGATGGCTGGCCATCGCCGCCAGCCGCAGCATACCGATGATGGCCGCCGCCGCCTTCCTGCTGCTGGCGTCGGGCACGGCCGCGCTCGGCCCGGTCACGGCATCGACGCTCACCGCGCGCTGGTTCGTCGTCAGGCGCGGGCTGGCGCTGGGCATCGTATCGGTTTCGGCATCGGCCGGCGGGCTGGTGATCGTGCCGGCCATGGCGGCCCTGATCGACCATGGCGACTGGCGCGGGGCGGTTGCGACGATCGGGATCGTCACCGGCATTGCGGTGGTCGCGCTCGCCCCGTGGCTGCTGCCGCGCGAAGACAAAGCGGCTGCACGCAATCGCGCGCGGGCGGCCCCGCCGCTGACGGTGGCGATGCTGTTGCGCTGTCGCGATTTCTGGCTGATCGGCTTTGCCGTCGGTGCGCTGATGGCCACCAACGGCGCGCTGCTCGCCAGCCTGATTGCATATGGCATGGATCGCGGGTTCAGCCTGGCGCAGGCGACGATGCTGGTTTCCACCGTGTCCGGCGCGGCGCTGATCGGCAAGCTGGTGATCGGCGCGCTGGCCGACCGGATCGATCCGCGCGGGCTGTATCTGGTGGTCGTCGCGCTCAATGCGGCATTGCTGATCGTGCTGATCGCCGGGCCATCCTATCCGCTTCTGCTGATCGCGGCGGTCCTGGCGGGGCCGGCGGTGGGCGGGGTGATGCCCTTATGGGGGGTGATCGCCGGGCGGCGGTTCGGCGTGGCGTCGCTCGGCCTGGCCATGGGGCTGACATCGCCGCTGACGATGCCGCTCAACCTGCTGGGCCTCCATGTCATCGGCGCGGCGTTCGATGCCAGCGGCAGTTATCGCATTGCGTTCGAGCTTTTTCTTGTCGTTCTTGTCCTGGCCGCGCTCTCGATCCTGCCGGTCAGGCTCCAATCCGGGGATAAATGA
- a CDS encoding lipopolysaccharide biosynthesis protein, translating into MDKPGSGAGAHKDDIADLAKGGRTNFFGFLLRLLARIPFLFIAGRLYGPTELGRFALAILVIEFAAQLATFGLKRGLAQQLSRNERPHVHIVWDALLIAGLASAVAALILAALPQLMFPNSQINGLEQLLPLTIFAIAWSDISLAALAYRRNVAATVRARAVIEPWTISIAAFGLYFYSARDGLILAYALSMVAALAASLWPFIRSYGFPHGWRPEPRPLFLIARRNMPLAAADAIEWATRNVDRFILGLFFPPAIVGIYWVAQQIVTLPQKLKTSFDPILGPVITQNLEAGNKAAVAAQVRQVGFWIIAAQAGIALSLSIPGEAVMGLAGPEFVGGTAALAFLLFAEVVAATAVVSESALIYIARHRNLMISLATISLQVALSFAFVLGAQALHLPVAVQAIGPAMALPIALGFASIAKSRLLAKLLDAPVSGWRWALIWASAVATVVGFVAIQVPEWLELTVGVPLILLSYGAVIWFKGFTAEDRVLFRMKKGSPPSGDQAATLP; encoded by the coding sequence ATGGACAAGCCGGGATCGGGGGCGGGCGCGCACAAGGACGACATCGCCGATCTGGCGAAGGGCGGGCGCACGAACTTTTTCGGCTTTCTGCTGCGCCTGCTGGCGCGCATCCCGTTTCTGTTCATTGCCGGCCGGCTATATGGCCCGACCGAACTGGGGCGTTTTGCGCTGGCGATCCTGGTGATCGAATTTGCCGCCCAACTGGCGACCTTCGGGTTGAAGCGCGGGCTGGCCCAGCAATTATCCCGGAACGAACGGCCGCATGTCCATATCGTGTGGGATGCGTTGCTGATCGCGGGGCTGGCGTCGGCCGTCGCCGCGCTGATTCTGGCCGCGCTACCGCAGCTGATGTTTCCCAACAGCCAGATCAACGGGCTGGAACAACTGCTGCCGCTGACGATCTTCGCGATCGCCTGGTCGGATATTTCGCTGGCGGCGCTCGCTTATCGCCGCAATGTCGCCGCCACCGTGCGCGCGCGCGCCGTGATCGAGCCGTGGACGATCAGCATCGCGGCGTTCGGCCTCTATTTCTATTCGGCGCGCGATGGCCTGATCCTGGCCTATGCCTTGTCGATGGTCGCCGCGCTGGCCGCATCCTTATGGCCGTTCATCCGATCCTACGGATTCCCGCACGGCTGGCGGCCCGAACCGCGACCGCTGTTCCTGATCGCCCGGCGCAACATGCCGCTGGCGGCAGCCGATGCGATCGAATGGGCGACGCGCAACGTCGATCGCTTCATCCTCGGCCTGTTCTTTCCGCCGGCCATCGTCGGAATCTACTGGGTCGCGCAGCAGATCGTAACCCTGCCGCAGAAGCTGAAAACCAGCTTCGATCCGATCCTGGGACCGGTGATCACCCAGAATCTGGAGGCCGGCAACAAGGCGGCCGTGGCAGCCCAGGTGCGCCAGGTGGGGTTCTGGATCATCGCCGCGCAGGCCGGCATCGCCTTGTCGCTGTCGATCCCCGGCGAAGCGGTGATGGGCCTGGCCGGCCCCGAATTTGTCGGCGGCACCGCCGCGCTCGCCTTCCTGCTGTTCGCCGAAGTCGTGGCCGCGACGGCGGTCGTATCCGAATCCGCGCTGATCTATATCGCCCGGCACCGCAACCTGATGATCTCGCTGGCGACGATCAGCCTGCAGGTGGCGTTGAGTTTCGCGTTCGTCCTTGGCGCGCAGGCGCTGCATCTGCCCGTTGCCGTGCAGGCGATCGGGCCGGCGATGGCGCTGCCGATCGCGCTGGGCTTTGCCTCGATCGCCAAGTCGCGGTTGCTGGCGAAGTTGCTCGATGCGCCGGTATCGGGCTGGCGCTGGGCGCTGATCTGGGCGTCCGCCGTGGCGACGGTCGTCGGCTTTGTCGCGATCCAGGTGCCCGAATGGCTGGAACTGACGGTGGGCGTGCCGCTGATCCTGCTGAGCTATGGCGCGGTGATCTGGTTCAAGGGCTTCACCGCCGAGGACCGCGTGCTTTTCCGCATGAAGAAGGGCAGTCCGCCATCGGGCGATCAGGCCGCGACGCTGCCGTAA
- a CDS encoding TetR/AcrR family transcriptional regulator has translation MTALPAKEGARRGRPPRISREAILATAADMLVDQPGTPFSLSGLARALRVTPMAIYTYFGSSNDLMQALTERMLSELVVAVDEAATPAEMIAAWAYAVRAFFLRHPQLITMLTWEGGNTSVAWFDRSALVIRALQRAGQEGVDLARSTLWVWSVIMGAINAEIRDRAERSGLQPGQLESLDEHLREPVGQMLELTARPDHLDSFFAFQIARLLDALAALPPSGAEQA, from the coding sequence ATGACGGCGCTGCCGGCGAAGGAAGGTGCGCGACGTGGCCGTCCGCCCAGGATTTCGCGCGAGGCGATTTTGGCGACGGCGGCGGATATGCTGGTCGATCAGCCGGGAACGCCCTTTTCGCTGAGTGGCCTGGCCCGCGCGCTGCGCGTGACGCCGATGGCGATCTATACCTATTTCGGCAGCAGCAACGATCTGATGCAGGCGCTGACCGAGCGGATGTTGAGCGAACTGGTCGTTGCCGTCGACGAAGCCGCCACACCGGCCGAGATGATTGCCGCCTGGGCCTATGCCGTGCGGGCGTTTTTCCTGCGCCATCCGCAACTGATCACCATGCTGACATGGGAAGGCGGCAACACGTCGGTCGCCTGGTTCGATCGTTCGGCGCTGGTGATCCGAGCGTTGCAGCGGGCCGGGCAAGAAGGCGTGGACCTCGCCCGTTCGACCCTGTGGGTCTGGAGCGTGATCATGGGCGCGATCAATGCCGAGATCCGCGATCGCGCGGAACGCAGCGGCCTGCAGCCGGGGCAGCTGGAAAGCCTGGATGAACATTTGCGCGAACCTGTTGGCCAGATGCTCGAATTGACGGCGCGGCCCGATCATCTCGACAGCTTTTTTGCCTTTCAGATCGCGCGCTTGCTGGATGCGCTTGCGGCATTGCCGCCCAGCGGAGCGGAACAGGCCTGA
- the hemC gene encoding hydroxymethylbilane synthase: protein MQFPLRLGTRGSPLALTQARMVAAALRTTHGWGEDAIAIVPIRTSGDRIQDRALAEVGGKALWTKELDRALIDGEIDFAVHSMKDVETIRPAEIIIAAMLPRADVRDRLIGVTDLAALPANAVVGTSSPRRSAQVRRARPDVSVTLFRGNVDTRLAKLAAGDADATLLAAAGLERLDRPDIGTPIPLDVMLPAPAQGAVGIETLAANADMRAALAAIDDAVTHVCVDTERAFLAALAADCRSPVAALAQPDGAGLYLRAEILSEDGAECVAGERHIASAADAAALAQDLLARASPALRALFGG, encoded by the coding sequence ATGCAGTTTCCTCTTCGTCTTGGCACCCGCGGTTCGCCGCTTGCGCTCACCCAGGCCCGCATGGTCGCGGCCGCGCTTCGCACCACCCATGGCTGGGGCGAGGACGCGATCGCGATCGTGCCGATCCGCACCAGCGGCGATCGCATTCAGGATCGTGCGCTCGCCGAAGTCGGCGGCAAGGCGCTGTGGACCAAGGAACTGGATCGCGCGCTGATCGACGGCGAGATCGATTTCGCGGTCCATTCGATGAAGGATGTCGAAACGATCCGCCCGGCCGAGATCATCATCGCCGCCATGCTGCCGCGTGCCGACGTGCGCGACCGGCTGATCGGGGTGACGGATCTGGCCGCGCTGCCGGCAAATGCGGTGGTCGGCACATCATCCCCCCGGCGATCGGCGCAGGTGCGGCGCGCACGGCCGGACGTTTCGGTCACGCTGTTTCGCGGCAATGTCGATACACGGCTGGCCAAGCTGGCGGCGGGCGATGCGGATGCGACATTGCTGGCGGCGGCCGGGCTGGAACGGTTGGACCGGCCTGATATCGGTACGCCGATCCCGCTGGATGTGATGCTGCCGGCGCCGGCCCAAGGGGCGGTCGGGATCGAGACGCTGGCGGCCAATGCGGACATGCGGGCGGCGCTGGCCGCGATCGACGATGCGGTAACACATGTTTGCGTCGATACCGAACGCGCGTTTCTGGCGGCGCTTGCCGCCGATTGCCGGTCGCCGGTGGCGGCGCTGGCGCAACCCGATGGCGCGGGGCTGTATCTGCGCGCTGAAATTCTGAGCGAAGACGGTGCGGAATGCGTGGCCGGTGAGCGGCATATTGCGAGCGCCGCCGACGCGGCAGCGCTTGCCCAGGATCTGCTGGCGCGCGCCAGCCCCGCCTTGCGGGCATTGTTCGGGGGGTGA
- a CDS encoding NAD(P)H-dependent glycerol-3-phosphate dehydrogenase, translated as MIGIIGGGAWGTALAQVAAAQGREVRLWAREPEVVDSINRTHENALFLAGIPLSPSIRASDDLAWVAQADPLLIVTPSQHMRHVLAQLDARPRHLILCAKGIEAGSMRLMHEVAHEACPTATISVLSGPTFAHEVAKGLPTAITLACADDDAGARVAGLIARPAFRPYLSTDVVGAEIGGAVKNVLAIACGVVEGRGLGQNARAALISRGFAEMTRFGLARGARAETLGGLSGLGDLVLTCSSTSSRNFSLGVGLGQGRAASDLLADRRTVAEGAFTAPVLREAAAAAGVDMPITHAVCALLDGQATADEVVEALLARPIRAER; from the coding sequence ATGATCGGCATCATCGGCGGCGGCGCATGGGGCACGGCACTCGCGCAGGTCGCCGCCGCACAAGGCCGCGAAGTGCGCCTCTGGGCGCGCGAACCCGAAGTGGTCGATTCGATCAACCGCACCCACGAAAATGCGCTGTTTCTGGCGGGAATCCCGCTATCGCCATCGATCCGCGCGAGCGATGATCTCGCCTGGGTGGCCCAAGCCGATCCGCTGCTGATCGTCACCCCGTCGCAGCATATGCGCCATGTTCTCGCCCAGCTTGATGCAAGGCCACGCCATCTGATCCTGTGCGCCAAGGGGATCGAGGCCGGTTCGATGCGGCTGATGCACGAAGTGGCGCACGAAGCCTGCCCGACCGCGACGATCTCGGTCCTGTCCGGCCCTACCTTCGCCCATGAAGTCGCCAAAGGCCTGCCCACCGCGATCACGCTCGCCTGCGCCGATGACGATGCCGGCGCGCGCGTCGCCGGCCTGATCGCGCGTCCCGCCTTCCGCCCCTATCTGTCGACCGACGTGGTAGGCGCCGAAATTGGCGGCGCGGTGAAGAATGTCCTCGCCATCGCGTGCGGCGTCGTCGAAGGGCGCGGCCTTGGCCAGAATGCCCGTGCCGCGCTGATCAGCCGGGGCTTTGCGGAAATGACGCGCTTCGGCCTCGCCCGTGGCGCGCGGGCCGAAACGCTGGGCGGCCTGTCCGGCCTCGGCGATCTGGTGCTGACCTGCTCGTCCACCAGTTCGCGCAATTTCTCGCTGGGTGTCGGGCTGGGCCAGGGCCGCGCGGCAAGCGACTTGCTCGCCGATCGCCGCACCGTCGCCGAAGGGGCGTTTACCGCGCCTGTGTTGCGGGAAGCGGCGGCGGCAGCCGGCGTCGACATGCCGATCACTCATGCCGTTTGCGCCCTGCTGGACGGCCAGGCGACGGCCGATGAAGTGGTCGAAGCCCTGCTCGCCCGGCCGATCCGCGCCGAGCGCTGA